The following coding sequences lie in one Vibrio sp. BS-M-Sm-2 genomic window:
- a CDS encoding pilus assembly protein PilP, whose amino-acid sequence MKPNSAFYSIVLLLALSGCKANQDSLPDFVAQVEAKARKDVEQLVPATEFTAATYQRQAFRPPFELPKEAIVQNQPLVKKDCWQPSARSRNGKLEKYPLSKLRLRGVMGSGTSVFGLVQTPKGNVVNVKKGQFIGLNNGRVTKVTSQYVQINETLPDGLGCWHKRNVRLALK is encoded by the coding sequence ATGAAACCCAATAGTGCGTTTTACTCAATCGTGTTGCTGCTTGCGTTATCAGGCTGCAAGGCTAATCAAGACTCACTGCCAGACTTTGTCGCGCAAGTTGAAGCCAAGGCCAGAAAAGACGTTGAGCAACTTGTCCCAGCAACTGAATTCACGGCGGCGACCTATCAGCGCCAAGCTTTTCGTCCTCCCTTTGAACTGCCTAAAGAAGCCATTGTGCAAAATCAACCCTTGGTGAAAAAAGACTGTTGGCAACCCAGCGCTCGTTCTCGTAATGGCAAGTTAGAGAAGTACCCGTTGAGTAAGCTTCGTTTAAGAGGCGTCATGGGAAGCGGAACAAGTGTATTTGGCTTAGTGCAAACACCCAAAGGCAACGTGGTAAACGTCAAGAAAGGCCAGTTTATCGGCTTAAACAATGGCCGAGTTACTAAGGTGACGAGCCAGTACGTTCAGATTAATGAAACTCTTCCAGATGGCTTAGGTTGTTGGCATAAGCGCAACGTTAGGCTGGCTCTGAAGTAA
- a CDS encoding PilN domain-containing protein: MLHQINLLPWRDEIRAQHKKRFVHLVILGVIIALGGQWAVGNYFHDQQAKQQARLNYLNQYIAELDRQIQSLKVAEQEHKAILTRLDVVESLQLGRNKTTDFMNLMPELIPEGVYVDKIKMNGQEIEMSGISDSTARLATMLDNLERSDSLKGVEMHSIVHNRKRFNKEFQTFKVSFVFSPVSLENTTAESTAASRKEKGAHHG, encoded by the coding sequence ATGTTGCATCAAATTAACCTGCTGCCTTGGCGTGATGAGATTCGTGCTCAGCATAAGAAGCGTTTTGTTCATCTGGTCATTCTCGGTGTCATCATTGCGCTTGGTGGGCAATGGGCGGTCGGTAACTATTTTCACGACCAACAAGCCAAGCAGCAAGCGCGCCTTAACTATCTCAATCAATACATCGCTGAGCTCGACCGACAGATTCAGTCATTAAAAGTCGCCGAACAAGAGCACAAAGCCATTCTCACTCGACTAGATGTGGTGGAGTCTTTACAGCTTGGCCGCAATAAGACCACCGACTTCATGAACCTAATGCCGGAGCTGATTCCTGAGGGTGTATATGTCGACAAGATAAAGATGAATGGTCAGGAGATTGAAATGTCGGGTATCAGCGACAGTACGGCTCGTCTCGCCACGATGTTGGATAACCTCGAGCGTTCAGATTCTCTGAAAGGGGTTGAGATGCACTCTATCGTTCATAACCGCAAACGCTTCAATAAAGAGTTTCAGACCTTCAAGGTCTCTTTTGTGTTCAGCCCTGTGTCTTTAGAAAACACAACCGCAGAGAGCACTGCCGCGAGCAGAAAAGAGAAGGGGGCACATCATGGCTAA
- the aroK gene encoding shikimate kinase AroK, producing MAEKRNIFLVGPMGAGKSTIGRHLASQLHMEFLDSDTVIEERTGADIAWVFDVEGEEGFRKREESVINDLTEEQGIVLATGGGSVLSKENRNRLSARGIVVYLETTIEKQLARTNRDKKRPLLQTDNPRDVLEDLAVSRNALYEEVADYTVRTDDQSAKVVANQIVKMLEER from the coding sequence ATGGCTGAGAAACGCAATATTTTTCTTGTTGGCCCAATGGGCGCCGGCAAAAGTACAATTGGTAGACACCTAGCTTCCCAACTTCATATGGAGTTTCTAGACTCTGACACTGTGATCGAAGAGCGCACTGGCGCAGACATCGCATGGGTTTTTGATGTTGAGGGCGAAGAAGGTTTCCGTAAGCGCGAAGAATCTGTAATCAATGATCTGACAGAAGAACAAGGTATTGTTCTTGCGACAGGTGGTGGTTCAGTGTTGAGCAAAGAAAACCGTAACCGTCTATCTGCACGAGGCATTGTTGTATACCTAGAGACAACAATTGAAAAGCAACTTGCTCGCACTAACCGCGACAAGAAACGCCCTCTACTTCAAACAGACAACCCGCGTGATGTGCTAGAAGATCTAGCTGTATCTCGCAACGCACTATACGAAGAAGTGGCGGACTACACAGTTCGTACTGACGACCAAAGTGCAAAAGTGGTAGCCAACCAGATCGTAAAAATGCTAGAAGAACGTTAA
- a CDS encoding type IV pilus secretin PilQ yields the protein MIKGISRLVSKALQGFAVSVMLVVSVLSYAESLPNKLENIDFRVNKDKDAVIIIELATSTAVVDVQRAQEGLSIELINTQVDDDKLYLLDVKDFATLVEGIEVYKETPSTRLLATISNDYQYEYNLKGRFIEVVISKPVIDEVTKEKSVLEKEGKLISINFQDIPVRNVLQLIADYNDFNLVVSDSVAGNLTLRLDGVPWQQVLDIILQVKGLDKRVDRNVILVAPKAELDLREQQALEKSRLEEELGELKSEIIKINFAKATDIADMIGGEGAVSMLSDRGSITIDERTNSLLIRELEENIAVIRGIIESLDIPVKQVQIEARIVTVTEGNLDELGVRWGVSSTNGSFTVGGSIEGNHPSAITPYDDDSGSSVIDDYLNVNLGATSPNASSIAFQVAKLGSDTLLDLELSALQQESKAEIISSPRLITTNKKPAYIEQGTEIPYLESSSSGATSVAFKKAVLSLKVTPQITPDNRLVLDLSVTQDRPGQVVKTGTGEAVAIDTQRIGTQVLVNNGETIVLGGIFQHSVSSTVDKVPLLGDLPVLGALFRRSYENVGKSELLIFVTPKVVIQ from the coding sequence ATGATTAAAGGAATAAGTAGATTAGTAAGCAAGGCTCTACAAGGTTTTGCTGTGTCTGTGATGTTGGTTGTTAGCGTGCTCAGCTATGCCGAGAGCTTACCTAATAAATTAGAGAATATTGATTTTAGAGTGAACAAGGATAAAGACGCCGTCATCATCATTGAGCTGGCGACCAGTACCGCTGTGGTGGATGTTCAACGTGCTCAGGAAGGGTTAAGTATCGAGTTAATCAATACTCAGGTTGATGATGACAAGCTTTACCTACTGGATGTGAAAGACTTCGCCACCTTGGTTGAAGGTATTGAGGTCTACAAAGAGACACCAAGCACTCGGCTTCTAGCGACGATTAGCAATGACTATCAGTATGAATATAATCTAAAGGGGCGCTTTATTGAGGTGGTGATCAGCAAACCGGTTATTGATGAAGTGACCAAAGAAAAAAGCGTTCTAGAGAAAGAGGGCAAGCTGATATCGATTAACTTCCAAGATATCCCAGTACGAAATGTCCTGCAGTTGATTGCCGACTATAACGATTTCAATCTCGTGGTGTCTGATTCGGTAGCCGGAAACCTGACGTTACGTTTAGATGGCGTACCTTGGCAGCAAGTTCTCGACATTATCTTGCAAGTTAAAGGCTTGGATAAGCGTGTTGATCGCAATGTTATCTTGGTCGCGCCGAAAGCGGAACTCGATCTTCGAGAGCAACAAGCGTTAGAGAAATCTCGCTTGGAAGAGGAGTTAGGGGAGCTTAAGTCGGAAATCATCAAGATTAACTTTGCTAAAGCCACCGACATTGCCGACATGATTGGCGGTGAAGGCGCGGTCAGTATGTTGTCCGATCGTGGCTCAATTACCATTGATGAGCGCACCAACTCACTACTCATTCGTGAGCTGGAAGAAAACATTGCCGTGATCCGAGGCATCATTGAATCGTTAGACATTCCAGTGAAGCAAGTACAGATAGAGGCGCGTATCGTCACTGTTACCGAGGGTAACCTGGATGAGCTTGGTGTGCGCTGGGGTGTTTCATCAACCAACGGAAGCTTCACCGTTGGCGGTTCAATTGAAGGTAACCACCCATCAGCGATTACGCCGTATGACGACGATAGCGGCAGCAGCGTGATTGATGACTATCTCAACGTAAATTTAGGAGCAACATCGCCGAACGCTTCGAGTATTGCGTTTCAGGTAGCCAAGTTGGGTTCGGATACCTTGCTTGATCTTGAATTGTCAGCACTGCAACAAGAGTCGAAAGCTGAAATTATTTCGAGCCCACGCTTAATCACCACCAATAAAAAGCCCGCCTATATTGAGCAAGGTACTGAAATTCCTTATTTAGAGTCCTCTTCAAGTGGCGCTACGTCGGTCGCGTTTAAGAAAGCCGTGTTGAGTCTTAAGGTGACACCGCAGATCACGCCCGACAATCGTTTGGTATTGGATTTGAGCGTGACTCAAGATAGACCAGGGCAAGTGGTAAAAACCGGAACCGGTGAGGCGGTCGCAATTGATACGCAAAGAATAGGTACGCAAGTGCTTGTTAATAATGGTGAAACTATCGTGCTTGGCGGGATATTTCAACACAGCGTGAGCAGTACGGTGGATAAAGTTCCTCTGTTAGGAGACCTGCCAGTTTTGGGTGCATTGTTCCGTCGCAGCTATGAAAATGTGGGTAAAAGTGAACTGCTTATTTTTGTCACACCTAAAGTTGTGATTCAGTAA
- a CDS encoding type 4a pilus biogenesis protein PilO, with the protein MANLQNRISWQNRMSLQDLDVDEITEWPLLPQLLVILVLIVLIQGVGTWLYVLPLDDELQQMKQQEHTLKTTLRIKANKVAALPKLQSQLEELTSRYDYLLEQLPVQKELASMLASVNELGLDNSLTFTRIDWGQKQNKEFLYRLPLNIELTGDYHEIGDFSAAIAKLPRIISFDDVNWQRVSQESSTLHFRVRAYTYQFKSEVNDETQ; encoded by the coding sequence ATGGCTAACCTTCAAAATAGGATTAGTTGGCAAAATAGGATGAGCTTGCAAGATCTCGATGTTGATGAGATCACCGAATGGCCATTGTTGCCTCAGCTTCTCGTGATTCTGGTGTTGATAGTGTTAATCCAAGGTGTTGGCACTTGGCTTTATGTGCTGCCGCTCGACGATGAACTGCAACAGATGAAGCAACAGGAGCACACCTTAAAAACGACCTTGCGAATAAAGGCGAATAAGGTTGCAGCCTTACCTAAACTCCAGAGCCAATTAGAGGAGTTAACCAGCCGTTACGATTACTTGTTAGAGCAGCTGCCCGTTCAAAAAGAACTGGCCAGTATGTTGGCGTCAGTGAATGAGCTCGGCTTGGATAACTCGCTGACCTTCACGCGAATTGATTGGGGGCAAAAGCAGAACAAGGAGTTCCTCTATCGATTGCCTCTCAATATTGAGCTGACAGGTGACTATCACGAGATTGGTGACTTTTCTGCTGCCATCGCCAAGCTGCCGCGCATTATCAGCTTTGATGATGTGAATTGGCAGCGAGTCAGTCAAGAAAGCAGCACGCTGCACTTTAGGGTTCGAGCTTATACCTACCAGTTTAAATCGGAGGTCAATGATGAAACCCAATAG